One part of the Lycium ferocissimum isolate CSIRO_LF1 chromosome 8, AGI_CSIRO_Lferr_CH_V1, whole genome shotgun sequence genome encodes these proteins:
- the LOC132068526 gene encoding glucose-6-phosphate/phosphate translocator 2, chloroplastic-like, producing MAFSAGQSYAVSTNFDPLRQNFLGSKPHISSFSINLKKCEKPNILSKKPVYISAVLSGFGHADESKESKSRDPLVQCNAYEASRPQSVPINIEFGQEAQAAAAQKIKIGLYFATWWALNVVFNIYNKKVLNAFPFPWLTSTLSLAAGSLIMLASWATKIAETPKTDFDFWKALFPVAVAHTIGHVAATVSMSKVAVSFTHIIKSGEPAFSVLVSRLLGETFPLPVYLSLVPIIGGCALAAITELNFNLTGFMGAMISNLAFVFRNIFSKKGMKGKSVGGMNYYACLSMMSLLILIPFAIAVEGPQVWALGWQKAVSQIGPKFIWWVVAQSVFYHLYNQVSYMSLNEISPLTFSIGNTMKRISVIVSSIIIFQIPIQPVNALGAAIAIVGTFLYSQAKQ from the exons TGAAAAGCCTAACATTTTGTCCAAAAAACCTGTCTATATTTCAGCAGTATTAAGTGGATTTGGACATGCTGATGAATCAAAAGAGTCCAAATCTAGGGACCCTTTAGtccaatgcaatgcatatgAAGCTAGTCGACCGCAATCGGTACCAATCAACATTGAGTTTGGCCAAGAAGCTCAGGCTGCTGCTGCTCAGAAGATTAAGATTGGGCTATATTTTGCAACGTGGTGGGCATTGAATGTTGTtttcaatatatacaacaagaaggTGTTGAATGCCTTTCCATTTCCATGGCTTACTTCTACTCTTTCTTTGGCTGCTGGCTCTCTCATCATGTTGGCTTCTTGGGCTACCAAGATTGCTGAAACCCCAAAGACTGACTTTGATTTCTGGAAAGCCTTGTTTCCT GTAGCTGTGGCACACACAATTGGGCATGTGGCTGCAACAGTGAGCATGTCAAAAGTTGCAGTTTCATTCACACACATTATTAAGAGTGGAGAGCCTGCTTTTAGTGTTTTGGTTTCAAGATTGTTAGGTGAAACTTTCCCTTTGCCAGTTTACCTTTCACTTGTGCCAATTATTGGTGGTTGTGCACTTGCTGCTATTACTGAACTCAACTTCAATCTAACAG GTTTTATGGGGGCAATGATATCAAACTTGGCATTTGTATTCAGAAACATATTCTCAAAAAAGGGCATGAAAGGGAAGTCAGTTGGAGGGATGAATTACTATGCTTGTCTTTCAATGATGTCTCTTTTAATTCTGATTCCCTTTGCTATTGCTGTGGAGGGTCCACAAGTATGGGCACTTGGATGGCAGAAAGCTGTCTCCCAAATTGGCCCAAAATTTATATG GTGGGTGGTGGCCCAAAGTGTGTTCTATCACTTGTACAACCAAGTCTCCTACATGTCCCTAAATGAGATCTCCCCATTGACATTTAGCATTGGTAACACTATGAAGAGAATTTCTGTCATAGTCTCATCTATCATCATCttccaaattccaattcaacCAGTCAACGCCCTTGGAGCTGCCATTGCAATCGTGGGAACTTTCCTATACTCACAG GCTAAGCAGTAA